A stretch of the Polyangiaceae bacterium genome encodes the following:
- a CDS encoding AgmX/PglI C-terminal domain-containing protein encodes MRASLALACLMVMSSCGRSEPARSAALEPDPANVVPESDETAESRGPVAHRASPGIEVEGEVGGLNQEAVDKAVSSAERDVDRCWEQGVARNELVAGTIQLVLGIGRDGRASYGFVQQSTLGEGTMQRCMLGALSARAFPKPVGGKVGVVRTSFSFDLAKDTRAPTNWASTQASSVLASAADEITACKRGTSGSFTATVYVKQVELPPPEADAGDAGEDVADAGPTFAGAAISVGIAAPDERASAAVECLERVLSGAVYPPPGSWPAKLTFTL; translated from the coding sequence ATGCGTGCGTCGCTGGCGCTGGCCTGCCTGATGGTGATGTCCAGCTGCGGTCGCAGCGAGCCCGCGCGGTCCGCCGCCCTCGAGCCGGACCCGGCGAACGTCGTGCCGGAGTCGGACGAGACGGCGGAGTCACGGGGCCCGGTCGCGCACCGGGCGTCGCCCGGGATCGAGGTCGAGGGAGAGGTCGGCGGGCTGAATCAGGAGGCCGTGGACAAGGCCGTCAGCTCGGCCGAGCGTGACGTCGACCGCTGCTGGGAGCAGGGCGTCGCTCGAAACGAGCTCGTCGCCGGCACGATCCAGCTCGTGCTCGGCATCGGCCGTGACGGTCGGGCGAGCTACGGCTTCGTCCAGCAGAGCACCCTCGGCGAGGGCACGATGCAGCGCTGCATGCTGGGGGCGCTGTCGGCGCGCGCCTTCCCCAAGCCCGTCGGGGGCAAGGTCGGCGTGGTGCGCACCAGCTTCTCGTTCGACCTCGCGAAGGACACCCGCGCCCCCACCAACTGGGCGAGCACGCAGGCCAGCTCGGTGCTCGCCAGCGCAGCCGACGAGATCACTGCCTGCAAGCGCGGGACCAGCGGCAGCTTCACGGCGACCGTGTACGTGAAGCAGGTCGAGCTCCCGCCACCAGAAGCGGATGCGGGCGACGCAGGCGAAGACGTGGCAGACGCAGGACCGACCTTCGCCGGCGCCGCGATCAGCGTCGGCATCGCAGCGCCCGACGAACGGGCCTCCGCCGCCGTCGAGTGCCTGGAGCGCGTGCTCTCCGGGGCGGTGTATCCGCCGCCCGGAAGCTGGCCGGCGAAGCTCACGTTCACGCTCTGA
- a CDS encoding DUF1232 domain-containing protein, with translation MTTHDAAEEEPPVPIDEPAASGPSGAARFRALGLLRRLTSHVRHRQLARLHEQRQAMIGKLREIPARMQKLTNQVRLLLDLVDDYWEGRYREVRWYSLAIAVAAALYFLSPSDLIPDTLPGIGHIDDVLIMALALRLLRRELAAYCRFKGLEPSEYF, from the coding sequence ATGACGACACACGATGCAGCCGAAGAGGAGCCTCCCGTCCCGATCGACGAGCCGGCAGCGTCGGGGCCCAGCGGAGCGGCCCGCTTCCGCGCCCTCGGGCTGCTCCGGCGACTGACGTCGCACGTGCGACACCGGCAGCTCGCGCGACTGCACGAGCAGCGCCAGGCGATGATCGGCAAGCTCCGGGAGATCCCCGCGCGCATGCAGAAGCTGACCAACCAGGTGCGGCTGCTCCTGGACCTGGTGGACGACTACTGGGAAGGGCGTTATCGCGAGGTACGCTGGTACTCGCTGGCCATCGCGGTCGCGGCCGCGCTCTACTTCTTGAGCCCCTCCGACCTGATCCCCGACACGCTGCCGGGCATCGGGCACATCGACGACGTGCTGATCATGGCGCTCGCCCTCAGGCTGCTCCGGCGAGAGCTCGCCGCATACTGCCGGTTCAAGGGGCTCGAGCCGTCGGAGTACTTCTAG
- a CDS encoding response regulator produces MSKILVVEDDSALLQLLELGLSQRGHEVGVAADGELGLEVAESMQPDLVVTDLVMPVLDGYELLVQLRERPATCDIPVIVLSEVQGKDSRLAAFRIGCGDFLPKPFELEELYLRIDNLLGLHGRGPGHLSSEPPGVTLHGCLEDIPLPSVLNLLSMDGKSGVLKLEQADFHAKLYLDSGRVVDAVDSSDPSREPFEVVCRALRLTQGKFAVHDDAVSMPDRLSKSMTQLLLDAYGRIDEENTAEARRSELG; encoded by the coding sequence ATGTCCAAGATCCTCGTCGTGGAAGACGACTCGGCGCTGCTTCAGCTGCTGGAGCTTGGGCTGAGCCAGAGGGGACACGAGGTCGGAGTCGCAGCAGACGGTGAGCTCGGGCTCGAGGTCGCCGAGTCGATGCAACCCGACCTCGTCGTGACCGACCTGGTGATGCCGGTGCTCGACGGCTACGAGCTGTTGGTCCAGCTGCGCGAGCGCCCCGCGACCTGCGACATTCCCGTGATCGTGCTGTCGGAGGTTCAAGGCAAGGACTCGCGCCTCGCGGCCTTCCGCATCGGCTGCGGCGACTTCCTGCCCAAGCCCTTCGAGCTCGAGGAGCTGTATCTGCGCATCGACAACCTCTTGGGTCTGCACGGGCGCGGTCCCGGACACCTCAGCTCGGAGCCACCCGGAGTCACGCTGCACGGTTGCCTCGAAGACATCCCGCTGCCCTCGGTGCTCAACCTCTTGTCCATGGACGGGAAGAGCGGGGTCTTGAAGCTCGAGCAGGCTGACTTCCACGCCAAGCTGTACCTGGACTCCGGGCGGGTCGTGGACGCCGTGGACTCGTCGGATCCCTCGCGAGAACCGTTCGAAGTGGTGTGCCGAGCGCTGCGCCTGACGCAGGGGAAGTTCGCCGTGCACGACGACGCGGTGTCGATGCCGGACCGCCTGAGCAAGTCCATGACCCAGCTCTTGCTCGATGCGTACGGCAGGATCGACGAGGAAAACACCGCCGAGGCAAGACGGAGCGAGCTCGGGTAG
- a CDS encoding sigma-54-dependent Fis family transcriptional regulator, whose product MTSERGSALLLEADAAERGAAEGVLAESGLGVAVVNSAELALRHLELYPTDVVVADADLPGSGVELLRKVNALAPETPVILTSARGDLRAAVAAMRAGAADFLARPLSSAELAHAVNKALTATEQVRDSAPVLPLGGALLGDSRAIREVYATVRRAAPTLSTVLVRGESGTGKELVARLIHDHSPRADGPFVRVHCAALPDALLESELFGYEKGAFTGAASRKPGRVELAEGGTLFLDEIGDITPAMQVKLLRLLQEREYDPLGGTRTVRADVRFVAATNRKLEEMVRAKEFREDLFYRLNVVPIWMPALREHAEDIGPLAQRFFAQFAQAAGRAGMQLGDDAVAVLRARRWRGNVRELQNFIERVVVLSESDRVGADAVSRELSRQPAISTVSIPAGSGPLEARVRAAEREALQAALRSTNDNRAAAARLLGISRRTLYTKLEEHGLS is encoded by the coding sequence ATGACGAGCGAGCGGGGCAGCGCGCTGCTGCTGGAGGCGGATGCAGCCGAGCGTGGCGCGGCGGAGGGCGTCCTTGCCGAGTCGGGCCTCGGGGTCGCTGTCGTGAACAGCGCCGAGCTGGCCCTGCGTCACCTCGAGCTCTACCCCACGGACGTGGTCGTCGCGGATGCGGACCTCCCGGGCTCCGGGGTCGAGCTGCTCCGCAAAGTGAACGCGCTCGCGCCCGAGACGCCCGTCATCCTGACCAGCGCGCGCGGCGACCTCAGGGCAGCCGTCGCGGCGATGCGCGCGGGGGCCGCCGACTTCCTCGCGCGACCGCTCTCGAGCGCCGAGCTCGCTCACGCGGTGAACAAAGCGCTCACCGCGACGGAGCAAGTGCGGGACTCGGCTCCGGTGCTTCCGCTCGGCGGCGCGCTGCTCGGCGACTCTCGGGCCATCCGAGAGGTCTACGCCACCGTGCGGCGAGCCGCGCCGACGCTGTCCACGGTGCTGGTGCGCGGCGAGAGCGGCACGGGCAAGGAGCTGGTGGCGCGCCTGATCCACGACCACAGCCCGCGCGCCGACGGTCCCTTCGTCCGCGTGCACTGCGCCGCGTTGCCCGACGCGCTCTTGGAGAGCGAGCTGTTCGGCTACGAGAAGGGCGCCTTTACCGGCGCCGCGTCGCGCAAACCGGGGCGCGTCGAGCTCGCCGAAGGCGGCACGCTGTTCCTCGACGAGATCGGCGACATCACGCCCGCCATGCAGGTCAAGCTCCTCAGGCTGCTCCAGGAGCGCGAGTACGATCCCTTGGGCGGGACGCGCACCGTTCGCGCCGACGTTCGCTTCGTCGCGGCCACGAATCGCAAGCTCGAGGAGATGGTGCGCGCCAAGGAGTTTCGCGAGGATCTCTTCTATCGCCTGAACGTGGTCCCGATCTGGATGCCTGCGCTCCGCGAGCACGCCGAGGACATCGGGCCCCTGGCGCAGCGCTTCTTCGCGCAGTTCGCGCAGGCCGCAGGCCGCGCGGGCATGCAGCTGGGCGACGACGCGGTCGCGGTACTCCGCGCACGAAGGTGGCGCGGCAACGTGCGCGAGCTGCAGAATTTCATCGAGCGCGTGGTCGTGCTGTCGGAGTCGGACCGAGTCGGCGCGGACGCCGTGAGCCGCGAGCTGTCGCGCCAGCCGGCCATCTCCACGGTGTCCATCCCCGCGGGCAGCGGGCCCCTGGAGGCGCGCGTACGCGCGGCGGAGCGCGAGGCGCTCCAGGCCGCGCTGCGCAGCACCAACGACAACCGCGCTGCCGCCGCACGCCTGCTCGGCATCAGCCGCCGCACGCTGTACACGAAGCTGGAGGAGCATGGGCTCTCGTGA
- a CDS encoding 4Fe-4S binding protein, which produces MGHHGHLKAEYAALGARLDQNPIGMPEPEDERARAGWQEILEILYTPEEAAIAARLPLLPASLEAVAERVGIGPEELAPKLDAMADKGIVMDIVHPKTGAVRYLLSPPVVGFFEFSLMRASDMIPKKRMAEALDAYCHGDATFAREVFGGDTVLGRAMAHESTMPAEALPDVLDWERATRLVEEARSLAVSYCYCRHKTEHLGERCDAPMDTCLSMNAGADFVARRKFGRAVERSEAFDILTKAREHKLVQIADNVQNTPTYICSCCGCCCGQLRAINDYDLPAVNPSGFLAGSDLDKCKGCSRCARACPIGAIRMLPKRVKAERKNDLDPQVDADRCIGCGVCVLACGKNAAMHLERRPLQPRVPLNAIEKTVRTALERGKLPDLLFDEGASRGSRFMNHLVRGLCALTPVERTLASEQVRSRFVRFALATVRDPSG; this is translated from the coding sequence ATGGGCCACCATGGACACCTGAAGGCCGAATACGCCGCGCTCGGGGCACGGCTCGACCAGAACCCGATCGGGATGCCGGAGCCCGAGGACGAGCGCGCGCGCGCGGGCTGGCAGGAAATTCTGGAGATCCTCTACACCCCGGAGGAGGCCGCGATCGCCGCCCGGTTGCCGCTCTTGCCGGCCAGCCTCGAGGCGGTCGCGGAGCGCGTGGGCATCGGGCCCGAGGAGCTCGCGCCGAAGCTCGACGCGATGGCGGACAAGGGCATCGTGATGGACATCGTGCACCCGAAGACCGGCGCGGTGCGCTACCTGCTCTCGCCGCCGGTGGTGGGGTTCTTCGAATTCTCGCTGATGCGCGCCAGCGACATGATCCCCAAGAAGCGCATGGCCGAGGCGCTGGACGCCTACTGCCACGGTGACGCGACGTTCGCCCGTGAGGTCTTCGGCGGCGACACGGTGCTCGGGCGTGCCATGGCTCACGAGAGCACGATGCCAGCGGAGGCGCTCCCGGACGTGCTCGACTGGGAGCGCGCGACTCGGCTGGTCGAAGAAGCTCGCAGCTTGGCCGTCTCCTACTGCTACTGCCGGCACAAGACCGAGCACCTGGGCGAGCGCTGCGACGCACCGATGGACACCTGCTTGTCGATGAACGCCGGCGCGGACTTCGTGGCACGCCGCAAGTTCGGGCGTGCCGTCGAGCGCTCGGAGGCCTTCGACATCTTGACGAAGGCCCGCGAGCACAAGCTGGTGCAGATCGCCGACAACGTGCAGAACACGCCGACCTACATCTGCAGCTGCTGCGGCTGCTGCTGCGGTCAGCTCCGGGCCATCAACGACTACGACCTGCCCGCGGTCAACCCGAGCGGCTTTCTGGCTGGCTCGGACCTGGACAAGTGCAAGGGCTGCTCGCGCTGCGCTCGGGCCTGTCCCATCGGCGCGATTCGCATGCTGCCCAAGCGCGTGAAGGCCGAGCGCAAGAACGACCTCGACCCACAGGTGGACGCGGACCGCTGCATCGGCTGCGGTGTGTGTGTGCTCGCTTGCGGCAAGAACGCCGCCATGCACCTGGAGCGCCGGCCGCTTCAGCCTCGCGTCCCGCTGAATGCCATCGAGAAGACGGTGCGCACCGCGCTGGAGCGCGGCAAGCTCCCCGATCTCCTGTTCGACGAGGGCGCGAGCCGAGGCAGCCGCTTCATGAACCACCTGGTCCGCGGCCTGTGTGCCCTCACCCCCGTCGAGCGCACGCTCGCCAGCGAGCAGGTGAGGTCACGCTTCGTGCGCTTCGCGCTCGCCACCGTCCGTGACCCGAGCGGGTGA